The Thermoanaerobaculales bacterium genome has a segment encoding these proteins:
- a CDS encoding Xaa-Pro aminopeptidase: MDTTTYRDRRRRLRDDVPDGTILLMGNLPISRNYADAHLPFRQDSSFLYFTGVSAVGLALTIDPGGTETVYGPAAHPDDLVWFGPHATLPELAAGAGVETVGTPDELGARLRSVRQGGGAVHYLPPYRADRALQLARLLGIDPGTVAGAASTPLVRAVIAQRSIKSEAEVAEIEAALAVTAEMYRAAGAAARPGVSEAAVAAALQGPVVARGWQLAFPPIVTIHGEVLHNEVYSNQLEPGGLLLIDSGAEASTGYAADITRTLPVTGRFAPEQRDVYEVVLAAQLAAIAAASPEASNRDVHLVAARTIASGLREIGLMRGDVDEAVAAGAHALFFPHGIGHMLGLDAHDMEDLGDLVGYPEGEARSTQFGLNFLRLARRLEPGFVITVEPGVYFIPALIDRWRREGRHAEFIRYDRVQAFRGFGGVRIEDDLLITEEGSRVLGPGIPKSVQDIEAAARA; encoded by the coding sequence ATGGACACCACGACCTACCGCGACCGGCGCCGGCGGCTACGCGACGACGTCCCCGACGGCACCATCCTGCTCATGGGCAACCTGCCGATCTCCCGCAACTACGCGGACGCCCACCTGCCTTTCCGGCAGGACTCCTCCTTCCTGTACTTCACCGGGGTCTCGGCGGTGGGGCTGGCCCTCACCATCGACCCTGGCGGCACGGAGACGGTGTACGGCCCGGCCGCCCATCCCGACGACCTGGTCTGGTTCGGGCCGCACGCCACGCTCCCGGAGCTGGCGGCGGGCGCCGGCGTGGAGACGGTTGGCACCCCTGACGAGCTCGGCGCGCGGCTGAGGTCGGTTCGGCAGGGCGGCGGGGCCGTCCACTACCTGCCGCCCTATCGGGCCGACCGGGCGCTCCAGCTTGCCCGGCTGCTCGGGATCGACCCCGGCACGGTCGCCGGCGCGGCCTCGACGCCGCTGGTGCGCGCGGTCATCGCGCAACGGTCGATCAAGTCCGAGGCCGAGGTCGCCGAGATCGAGGCCGCCCTGGCGGTGACCGCCGAGATGTACCGGGCCGCGGGCGCGGCTGCGCGGCCGGGGGTGAGCGAGGCGGCGGTGGCAGCGGCGCTGCAGGGGCCGGTCGTGGCGCGCGGCTGGCAGCTCGCCTTCCCGCCGATCGTCACCATCCACGGCGAGGTGCTGCACAACGAGGTGTACTCGAACCAGCTGGAGCCCGGCGGCCTGCTGTTGATCGACTCCGGCGCGGAAGCGTCGACCGGCTATGCCGCGGACATCACGCGGACCTTGCCGGTGACCGGGCGCTTCGCACCGGAGCAGCGCGACGTCTACGAGGTGGTGCTGGCAGCGCAGCTGGCCGCGATCGCGGCCGCCTCGCCGGAGGCGAGCAACCGCGACGTCCACCTGGTGGCGGCGCGGACCATCGCGTCGGGCCTGCGCGAGATCGGCCTGATGCGGGGTGACGTCGACGAGGCGGTGGCGGCGGGGGCCCACGCGCTGTTCTTCCCGCACGGGATCGGGCACATGCTCGGCCTCGACGCCCACGACATGGAGGACCTCGGTGACCTGGTCGGGTACCCGGAGGGCGAGGCGCGCTCGACCCAGTTCGGCCTCAACTTCCTTCGCCTCGCGCGACGGCTCGAGCCGGGCTTCGTGATCACCGTCGAGCCCGGCGTCTACTTCATCCCGGCGCTGATCGACCGCTGGCGGCGCGAGGGCCGGCACGCCGAGTTCATCCGCTACGACCGGGTGCAGGCCTTCCGCGGCTTCGGCGGGGTCCGGATCGAGGACGACCTGCTGATCACCGAGGAGGGGAGCCGCGTGCTCGGCCCGGGGATCCCGAAGTCGGTGCAGGACATCGAGGCGGCCGCGCGCGCCTGA
- a CDS encoding thioredoxin domain-containing protein — protein sequence MPNRLARSASPYLRQHAGNPVDWYPWGDEAFARALAEDRPIFLSIGYSTCHWCHVMAHESFEDPIVAALMNDAFVSVKVDREERPDIDQVYMTVCQLLTGTGGWPLTVIMTPDRRPFFAATYLPRAPRYGRPGMLDLVPRVQALWRSDRATLVESAQQIVGQLELATARLGGGATPAGLADAAVRQLADRFDPSHGGFGDRPKFPSPHNLIFLLQHWRRTGSDGALAMTVSTLRAMRRGGIWDHVGFGFHRYSTDREWLVPHFEKMLYDQALHALACAEAYQATAEVEFAQTAREIVRYVLRDMSAAGGGFHSAEDADSEGEEGRFYLWTEAEIRSLLDERLAEVAIASWGVARDGNFLDEATRRRTGANILHRRESAGETAARLGLDRAELERRLESARAALFAARERRERPLKDDKVLADWNALMAAALARLGRVLGDRQALDAARRTAEHVHGLRSADGRLLHRGGAGDGAVPGFLDDHAFLTWAWLELYDATLEPEHLARALDLQQATLDRFWDDAGGGFFLTAHGSEELLVRPKEAHDGAIPSGNSVATANLVRLARLTGRADLAARADAVAAAFAGDLATAPAAHCHMLAALQLGAGPSLEIVIAGDPADAATQRLLEVVRSRYPPHAVLLLVPPGEPGGTVRALAPFTEHHAPIDGRPAAYLCRNHACRLPTVDPDELARMLDEHSPGDRPPASGPGPVG from the coding sequence GTGCCCAACCGTCTCGCCCGCTCCGCCAGCCCCTACCTCCGGCAGCACGCCGGCAACCCGGTGGACTGGTACCCGTGGGGCGACGAGGCCTTCGCCCGGGCCCTCGCCGAGGACCGCCCGATCTTCCTCTCGATCGGCTATTCGACGTGCCACTGGTGCCATGTCATGGCGCACGAGTCGTTCGAGGACCCGATCGTGGCGGCGCTGATGAACGACGCGTTCGTCAGCGTCAAGGTCGATCGCGAGGAACGTCCCGACATCGATCAGGTCTACATGACCGTCTGCCAGCTGCTGACCGGGACCGGAGGGTGGCCGCTCACCGTCATCATGACCCCGGACCGGCGCCCGTTCTTCGCCGCCACCTACCTCCCGCGAGCGCCGCGCTACGGGCGGCCCGGCATGCTCGACCTGGTGCCCAGGGTCCAGGCTTTGTGGCGGTCCGACCGCGCGACGCTGGTCGAGTCGGCGCAGCAGATCGTCGGCCAGCTCGAGCTCGCGACCGCCCGCCTGGGCGGCGGCGCGACCCCGGCCGGCCTGGCGGATGCCGCGGTCCGCCAGCTCGCCGACCGCTTCGACCCCAGCCACGGCGGCTTCGGCGACCGCCCGAAGTTCCCGTCGCCACACAACCTGATCTTCCTGCTCCAGCACTGGCGCCGCACCGGCTCGGACGGTGCCCTGGCGATGACGGTGTCGACTCTGCGCGCGATGCGGCGCGGCGGCATCTGGGACCACGTCGGCTTCGGCTTCCACCGCTACTCCACCGACCGCGAGTGGCTGGTCCCCCACTTCGAGAAGATGCTCTACGACCAGGCCCTGCACGCCCTCGCATGCGCCGAGGCGTACCAGGCGACGGCCGAGGTGGAGTTCGCGCAGACGGCGCGCGAGATCGTGCGCTACGTGCTCCGCGACATGAGCGCGGCCGGCGGCGGCTTCCACTCGGCCGAGGATGCCGACAGCGAGGGCGAGGAGGGCCGCTTTTACCTGTGGACCGAGGCCGAGATCCGCAGCCTGCTCGACGAGAGGCTCGCCGAGGTCGCGATCGCGTCATGGGGCGTCGCGCGCGACGGCAACTTCCTCGACGAGGCGACCCGCAGGCGCACCGGCGCCAACATTCTCCACCGCCGCGAGAGCGCCGGCGAGACGGCGGCGCGGCTCGGTCTTGATCGGGCCGAGCTCGAGCGCCGCCTCGAGTCGGCGCGCGCCGCGCTGTTCGCCGCCCGCGAGCGGCGGGAGCGCCCGCTAAAGGACGACAAGGTCCTGGCCGACTGGAACGCCCTGATGGCCGCGGCGCTCGCCCGGCTCGGCCGCGTGCTCGGCGACCGGCAGGCCCTCGACGCGGCGCGGCGCACCGCCGAGCACGTGCACGGGCTGCGGTCGGCCGACGGCCGCCTCCTCCATCGCGGGGGCGCAGGGGACGGCGCCGTCCCGGGCTTCCTGGACGACCACGCCTTCCTCACCTGGGCCTGGCTCGAGCTCTACGACGCGACCCTCGAGCCGGAGCACCTGGCTCGTGCACTCGACCTCCAGCAGGCGACCCTCGACCGCTTCTGGGACGACGCCGGGGGCGGCTTCTTCCTCACCGCCCACGGCAGCGAGGAGCTCCTGGTGCGGCCCAAGGAGGCCCACGACGGCGCGATCCCGTCCGGGAACTCGGTGGCGACGGCGAACCTGGTCCGATTGGCCCGCCTCACCGGTCGCGCCGACCTCGCCGCCCGCGCCGACGCGGTGGCCGCCGCGTTCGCTGGCGATCTCGCCACCGCCCCGGCGGCCCACTGCCACATGCTGGCGGCCCTCCAGCTCGGCGCCGGCCCCTCGCTCGAGATCGTCATCGCCGGCGATCCCGCCGACGCGGCGACGCAGCGCCTGCTCGAGGTGGTGCGCTCGCGCTACCCGCCGCACGCCGTGCTGCTGCTGGTCCCCCCCGGCGAGCCCGGCGGCACGGTGCGGGCGCTCGCCCCCTTCACCGAGCACCACGCGCCGATCGACGGCCGGCCGGCGGCCTACCTTTGCCGCAACCACGCGTGCCGGCTGCCCACCGTCGATCCGGACGAGCTCGCGAGGATGCTCGACGAGCACTCGCCTGGCGACCGGCCGCCGGCGTCCGGCCCCGGCCCGGTGGGCTGA
- a CDS encoding dicarboxylate/amino acid:cation symporter, whose product MRMALHTRMLLGGVIGAAGGVLAHVALRDTPLLNAVVHYVTNPIGQLFLRLLFMLVIPLIFSALVMGVAGLGDLRRLGRIGLKTLAYTVAVSSIAVLLGVTLVNVMRPGDGLPPEQRAALTEAAAERSTTLSATAAPRTGIEFLVRLVPDNPLRAAVEGDMLAVMVFSLLVGIGLTLTATDAARRLLDVVEGLYDLTMTLIQLVISVAPIGVAALLFTMTAQLGYSVLIQLARYVGVVLLGLILHQVVVYSLSVRLLGGMSPLQFFRSISDAMLTAFSTSSSSATLPTALKVAEEELRLPPHISRFVLTVGSTANQNGTALFEGVTVLFLAQLYGVHLTLASQALVVALCILGGIGTAGVPAGSLPVVALILGMVGVPVEGIGLVLGVDRFLDMCRTTLNVSGDLAAAVVVARSESWTPASPD is encoded by the coding sequence ATGCGGATGGCGCTCCACACCAGGATGCTGCTCGGCGGCGTGATCGGCGCCGCGGGCGGAGTGCTCGCCCACGTGGCGCTGCGCGACACCCCGCTGCTGAACGCCGTCGTCCACTACGTGACCAACCCAATCGGCCAGCTCTTCCTGCGCCTGCTGTTCATGCTCGTCATCCCGCTCATCTTCTCGGCGCTGGTGATGGGCGTCGCCGGCCTCGGCGACCTCCGCCGGCTCGGACGGATCGGGCTGAAGACCCTCGCCTACACGGTCGCGGTGTCGTCGATCGCCGTCCTCCTCGGGGTGACGCTGGTCAACGTGATGCGGCCGGGCGACGGCCTGCCGCCGGAGCAGCGGGCCGCGCTCACCGAGGCGGCGGCGGAGCGCTCGACGACCCTGTCGGCCACCGCGGCACCGAGGACCGGGATCGAGTTCCTGGTCAGACTGGTCCCCGACAATCCGCTGCGCGCCGCGGTCGAGGGCGACATGCTCGCGGTCATGGTCTTCTCGCTGCTCGTGGGCATCGGCCTGACCCTGACCGCGACCGACGCGGCGCGCCGCCTGCTCGACGTCGTCGAGGGCCTCTACGACCTGACCATGACCCTGATCCAGCTGGTCATCTCGGTCGCCCCGATCGGGGTCGCGGCGCTGCTCTTCACGATGACCGCCCAGCTCGGCTACTCGGTGCTCATCCAGCTCGCCCGCTACGTCGGGGTGGTGCTGCTCGGCCTGATCCTGCACCAGGTGGTCGTCTACTCGCTTTCGGTCCGGCTGCTCGGCGGGATGAGCCCGCTCCAGTTCTTCCGCAGCATCAGCGACGCCATGCTGACCGCGTTCTCGACCTCGTCGAGCTCGGCCACCCTGCCGACCGCGCTCAAGGTGGCGGAGGAGGAGCTGCGGCTGCCGCCCCACATCTCGCGCTTCGTGCTCACCGTCGGCTCGACGGCGAACCAGAACGGCACCGCCCTGTTCGAGGGCGTCACCGTGCTCTTCCTCGCCCAGCTCTACGGCGTCCACCTCACACTCGCCAGCCAGGCGCTGGTGGTCGCGCTGTGCATCCTCGGCGGCATCGGCACCGCCGGCGTGCCGGCCGGATCGCTGCCGGTGGTGGCCCTCATCCTCGGCATGGTCGGGGTGCCGGTCGAGGGGATTGGCCTGGTCCTCGGCGTCGACCGCTTCCTCGACATGTGCCGGACCACCCTCAACGTCAGCGGCGACCTGGCCGCGGCGGTCGTGGTGGCGCGCAGCGAGTCCTGGACGCCGGCAAGCCCCGACTGA
- the adk gene encoding adenylate kinase: protein MRLVLIGPPGAGKGTQAQAICERYRIPQISTGDMLRAAVAAGSALGRQAKAAMDAGGLVADEVIIGLVEERIGQPDCVNGFLLDGFPRTLAQAEALRAAGVTIDAVVEIAVPDQDIVERLSGRRSHPGSGRVYHVLFNPPKVQGRDDITGEPLVQRDDDREETIRRRLEAYHSQTKVLSSFYGAMADHGLAWAPVLITVDGTQPIDAVRQRILGELAKLG from the coding sequence ATGAGGTTGGTCCTTATCGGGCCGCCGGGAGCCGGCAAGGGCACCCAGGCGCAGGCGATCTGCGAGCGCTACCGGATCCCCCAGATCTCGACCGGCGACATGCTGCGGGCCGCGGTCGCGGCGGGCAGCGCGCTCGGGCGCCAGGCCAAGGCCGCCATGGACGCGGGCGGGTTGGTCGCCGACGAGGTCATCATCGGGTTGGTCGAGGAGCGGATCGGGCAGCCGGACTGCGTCAACGGCTTCCTGCTCGACGGCTTCCCCCGCACCCTGGCCCAGGCCGAGGCGCTGCGCGCGGCCGGCGTCACCATCGACGCGGTGGTCGAGATCGCCGTCCCCGACCAGGACATCGTCGAGCGCCTGTCGGGCCGGAGATCTCACCCCGGGTCGGGCCGCGTCTACCACGTGCTGTTCAATCCCCCCAAGGTGCAGGGCCGCGACGACATCACCGGCGAGCCGCTCGTGCAGCGGGACGACGACCGGGAGGAGACGATCCGGCGGCGGCTCGAGGCCTACCACTCCCAGACCAAGGTGCTGTCCTCGTTCTACGGCGCGATGGCCGACCACGGCCTCGCCTGGGCGCCGGTTCTGATCACGGTCGACGGCACGCAGCCGATCGACGCCGTCCGCCAGCGGATCCTCGGCGAGCTGGCGAAGCTGGGGTAG
- the aprB gene encoding adenylyl-sulfate reductase subunit beta, translating into MPSFVNVEKCDGCKALDKTACQHICPNDLMVLDQETMKAYNREPEMCWECYNCVKICPTQAVDVRGYADFVPMGASAVPLRSTDSIMWTVKFRSGQVKRFKFPIRTTPEGKAVPDGGFATDADLAGPTLFTEPGSLGMPTVWTK; encoded by the coding sequence ATGCCGAGTTTCGTCAACGTCGAGAAATGCGATGGGTGCAAGGCGCTCGACAAGACCGCCTGCCAGCACATCTGTCCGAACGACCTGATGGTCCTCGACCAGGAGACCATGAAGGCCTACAACCGCGAGCCCGAGATGTGCTGGGAGTGCTACAACTGCGTGAAGATCTGCCCGACCCAGGCGGTCGACGTCCGCGGCTACGCGGACTTCGTCCCGATGGGCGCCTCGGCCGTCCCGCTGCGCTCGACCGACTCGATCATGTGGACCGTCAAGTTCCGCAGCGGCCAGGTGAAGCGGTTCAAGTTCCCCATCCGAACCACCCCAGAGGGCAAGGCGGTCCCGGACGGCGGCTTCGCGACCGACGCCGACCTCGCAGGGCCGACCCTTTTCACCGAGCCCGGCTCGCTCGGCATGCCCACGGTGTGGACGAAGTGA
- the aprA gene encoding adenylyl-sulfate reductase subunit alpha, with amino-acid sequence MNDFETVTVETDLLILGGGMAACGAAVEAAYWGRKHGVKVTLVDKAAVDRSGAVAMGLSAINQYVGLKDGQNTVRNYVEYVRNDLMGVARDDLVANVARHVDSTVHLFEKWGLPIWKDEQGAYVHEGRWQLMINGESYKVVVAEAAKNHLGIENIYERIFIVGPIMDGEQCRGAYGFSVRENKFYVFLAKATLVAMGGAVHVFKPRSSGEGLGRAWYPPWNSGSSAYFTLKAGSEMTCQEVRFIPVRFKDAYGPVGAWFLLFKSRATNAFGGEYMVERRAELDNWKPYGHVKPIPANLRNYLGMLDVMEGKGPIYMRTEEAIQKIADKHKDDPKAYKKKMKELESEAWEDFLDMTISQAILWAACDVQPEQRSSEIAAAEPYFIGSHSGASGAWVSGPEDLAPEEYFWGYECMCTTKGVFAAGDASGASSHKFSSGSHAEGRIAAKAAIRYIVNEKPPMPTVAQGIIDDLKAKTVKPLQLFAEHKGFTSQPDVNPHYIRPKMFMFRLQKLMDEYAGGVGSQFTTSKYLLERGLELLGMLKEDSANLAAENLHELMRCWENYHRMYQAEAHIRTILFREETRWPGYYFRADFPRLDQQSWLCFVNCRMDPVTEQWEMFKRPILPLFTSDSDHELLGG; translated from the coding sequence ATGAACGACTTCGAAACAGTCACGGTTGAAACCGACCTCTTGATCCTCGGCGGCGGCATGGCGGCGTGCGGCGCCGCGGTCGAGGCCGCGTACTGGGGCCGAAAGCACGGCGTCAAGGTGACGCTGGTCGACAAGGCGGCGGTGGATCGCTCCGGCGCGGTCGCCATGGGCCTGTCCGCGATCAACCAGTACGTCGGGCTCAAGGACGGCCAGAACACGGTCAGGAACTACGTCGAGTACGTCAGGAACGACCTCATGGGCGTCGCCCGCGACGACCTCGTGGCCAACGTCGCCCGCCACGTCGACTCCACGGTCCACCTGTTCGAGAAGTGGGGCCTGCCGATCTGGAAGGACGAGCAGGGCGCCTACGTGCACGAGGGCCGCTGGCAGCTCATGATCAACGGCGAGTCCTACAAGGTGGTGGTGGCCGAGGCCGCGAAGAACCACCTCGGCATCGAGAACATCTACGAGCGCATCTTCATCGTCGGCCCGATCATGGACGGCGAGCAGTGTCGCGGCGCCTACGGCTTCTCGGTCCGCGAGAACAAGTTCTACGTCTTCCTGGCCAAGGCGACCCTGGTCGCCATGGGTGGCGCCGTCCACGTGTTCAAGCCGCGCTCGTCAGGCGAGGGCCTCGGCCGCGCCTGGTACCCGCCGTGGAACTCCGGCTCCTCGGCCTACTTCACCCTCAAGGCCGGCTCCGAGATGACCTGCCAGGAGGTGCGCTTCATCCCGGTCCGCTTCAAGGACGCCTACGGTCCGGTCGGGGCCTGGTTCCTGCTCTTCAAGTCGCGCGCCACCAACGCTTTCGGCGGCGAGTACATGGTCGAGCGGCGAGCCGAGCTCGACAACTGGAAGCCCTACGGCCACGTCAAGCCGATCCCTGCCAACCTGCGCAACTACCTCGGCATGCTCGACGTGATGGAGGGCAAGGGACCGATCTACATGCGCACCGAGGAGGCGATCCAGAAGATCGCCGACAAGCACAAGGACGACCCCAAGGCGTACAAGAAGAAGATGAAGGAGCTCGAAAGCGAGGCCTGGGAGGACTTCCTCGACATGACGATCTCGCAGGCCATCCTGTGGGCCGCCTGCGACGTCCAGCCCGAGCAGCGGTCGTCCGAGATCGCGGCTGCCGAGCCGTACTTCATCGGCTCCCACTCCGGCGCCTCGGGCGCCTGGGTCAGCGGGCCCGAAGACCTCGCTCCGGAGGAGTACTTCTGGGGCTACGAGTGCATGTGCACGACCAAGGGCGTGTTTGCCGCCGGGGACGCCTCCGGCGCCTCGTCGCACAAGTTCTCCTCCGGTTCCCACGCCGAGGGGCGGATCGCGGCCAAGGCGGCCATCCGCTACATCGTCAACGAGAAGCCACCGATGCCGACCGTCGCCCAGGGGATCATCGACGACCTCAAGGCGAAGACGGTGAAGCCGCTGCAGCTGTTCGCCGAGCACAAGGGCTTCACCTCGCAGCCGGACGTCAACCCGCACTACATCCGGCCGAAGATGTTCATGTTCAGGCTGCAGAAGCTGATGGACGAGTACGCCGGCGGTGTCGGCTCGCAGTTCACGACCTCCAAGTACCTGCTCGAGCGCGGGCTCGAGCTGCTCGGCATGCTCAAGGAGGACTCCGCGAACCTCGCCGCCGAGAACCTGCACGAGCTCATGCGTTGCTGGGAGAACTACCACCGGATGTACCAGGCCGAGGCCCACATCCGCACGATCCTCTTCCGCGAGGAGACGCGGTGGCCCGGCTACTACTTCCGCGCCGACTTCCCCAGGCTCGACCAGCAGAGCTGGCTGTGCTTCGTCAACTGCAGGATGGACCCTGTCACCGAGCAGTGGGAGATGTTCAAGCGTCCGATCCTGCCCCTGTTCACGAGCGACTCGGACCACGAGCTGCTCGGCGGATGA
- a CDS encoding YkgJ family cysteine cluster protein translates to MSRAEPALPRILEGATRLSAGQSFPFTCHPGVPCFNACCADVNIILTPLDVLHLARARVLHTRDFLEAHTLHPITKDLQLPIVLLRMRDEPDKRCPFLGAHGCEVYEQRPWACRMYPLGMAIPPARAGEVPQPVFFVSEDAHCQGRCQPDAVRWTSDAWRRDQGITARDELESGFRELVSHPWFIGGRRQLDPRRIEMFHMACYDLDTFRSFVFESTFRDRFELAPELEGRIASDDEALLLFAFRWLKFAIFGEPTMTVRDRAAAGRQ, encoded by the coding sequence ATGAGCCGTGCCGAGCCGGCCCTCCCGCGCATCCTGGAGGGCGCCACGCGGCTGTCCGCCGGACAGAGCTTTCCCTTCACCTGCCATCCCGGGGTGCCGTGCTTCAACGCCTGCTGCGCCGACGTCAACATCATCCTGACCCCCCTGGACGTGCTCCACCTGGCGCGCGCCCGCGTCCTCCACACCCGCGACTTCCTCGAAGCCCACACCCTCCACCCGATCACCAAGGACCTCCAGCTGCCGATCGTGCTGCTGAGGATGCGCGACGAGCCGGACAAGCGCTGCCCGTTCCTCGGCGCCCACGGCTGCGAGGTCTACGAGCAGCGGCCGTGGGCCTGCCGGATGTACCCGCTCGGGATGGCGATCCCGCCGGCGCGCGCCGGCGAGGTGCCGCAGCCGGTCTTCTTCGTGTCCGAGGACGCCCACTGCCAGGGGCGGTGCCAGCCGGACGCGGTCCGGTGGACGTCCGATGCGTGGCGCCGCGATCAGGGGATCACCGCGCGGGACGAGCTCGAGTCCGGCTTCCGCGAGCTGGTCTCCCACCCCTGGTTCATCGGCGGCCGCCGCCAGCTCGACCCGCGGCGGATCGAGATGTTCCACATGGCCTGCTACGACCTCGACACGTTCCGCTCGTTCGTCTTCGAGTCGACGTTCCGCGATCGTTTCGAGCTCGCGCCCGAGCTCGAGGGGAGGATTGCGTCGGACGACGAGGCGCTGCTGCTCTTCGCCTTCCGCTGGCTCAAGTTCGCGATCTTCGGCGAGCCGACGATGACCGTGCGGGACCGCGCCGCGGCCGGGAGGCAGTGA
- a CDS encoding FAD-dependent oxidoreductase has product MKAGRPLLVLGAGIAGITAALEAAEAGAEVVLVEREPSIGGRVVRSRSYFPKMCPPSCGMEINIRRLEANQRVRVITSARVTAAEPTAGGWQVTLTVGPAFVNRRCTACGDCEAACVTKVLDPFNLGMKQVKAIRLPHLHAWPRRFTFDRAACPDDEARAIAAACRYGAIDLDATATTESLEVGAVVIATGWTPYPLDRLPELGGGLPDVIANVEMERLAAPDGPTAGRIVRPSDGQPPARVAFVQCAGSRDVNHLPYCSGVCCLASLKQASYVKDQLPGAEVTIYYIDRRTPGRNEDVLLQVAAMEGVRLVKGKVGRTEQRNRALALRVEDVEAGRVIDAEADLVVLATGMVPSGADDDLALFTRKDEDGFSLDDPAGRVVAAGVARRPEDVASSVRDATGAAARALAAARARP; this is encoded by the coding sequence ATGAAGGCGGGCCGACCGCTGCTCGTACTCGGCGCGGGCATCGCCGGCATCACCGCCGCGCTCGAGGCCGCGGAGGCCGGGGCCGAGGTGGTGCTGGTCGAGCGCGAGCCGTCGATCGGCGGGCGGGTCGTGCGCAGCCGCAGCTACTTCCCAAAGATGTGCCCACCGTCCTGCGGGATGGAGATCAACATCCGCCGTCTCGAGGCCAACCAACGGGTCCGGGTCATCACCTCGGCGCGGGTCACCGCCGCCGAGCCGACCGCCGGCGGCTGGCAGGTCACCCTGACCGTCGGCCCGGCATTCGTGAACCGCCGCTGCACGGCCTGCGGCGACTGCGAGGCGGCGTGCGTCACCAAGGTCCTTGACCCGTTCAACCTGGGGATGAAGCAGGTCAAGGCGATCCGGCTGCCCCACCTGCACGCCTGGCCCCGCCGCTTCACGTTCGACCGCGCCGCCTGCCCTGACGACGAGGCGCGCGCCATCGCAGCCGCGTGCCGCTACGGCGCCATCGACCTCGACGCCACCGCGACCACCGAGAGCCTGGAGGTCGGCGCGGTGGTGATCGCCACCGGCTGGACGCCATACCCGCTCGACCGCCTCCCCGAGCTCGGCGGCGGCCTGCCGGACGTCATCGCCAACGTCGAGATGGAGCGGCTCGCCGCCCCGGACGGGCCCACGGCCGGCAGAATCGTGCGGCCATCGGACGGCCAGCCACCGGCCCGGGTGGCCTTCGTCCAGTGCGCCGGCTCGCGCGACGTCAACCACCTGCCCTACTGCTCGGGGGTGTGCTGCCTCGCCTCGCTCAAGCAGGCCAGCTACGTCAAGGACCAGCTCCCCGGGGCCGAGGTCACGATCTACTACATCGACCGCCGCACGCCCGGCCGCAACGAGGACGTGCTGCTCCAGGTGGCGGCGATGGAGGGCGTCCGCCTGGTGAAGGGCAAGGTCGGAAGGACCGAGCAGCGAAACCGCGCGCTCGCGCTGCGGGTCGAGGACGTGGAGGCCGGGCGCGTGATCGACGCCGAGGCCGACCTGGTGGTCCTCGCGACCGGCATGGTCCCGAGCGGTGCCGACGACGACCTCGCGCTGTTCACCCGCAAGGACGAGGACGGCTTCTCGCTCGACGACCCGGCGGGACGGGTCGTGGCCGCCGGCGTCGCGCGTCGCCCGGAGGACGTCGCGTCGTCGGTGCGCGACGCCACCGGCGCCGCGGCTCGTGCCCTCGCGGCCGCCCGGGCGAGGCCGTGA